The Impatiens glandulifera chromosome 8, dImpGla2.1, whole genome shotgun sequence genome includes a window with the following:
- the LOC124913350 gene encoding pectate lyase-like — MENNYKILLLIFLLALNISTSTSNDEAEEPDVDKTIELSHDAYWEQKAFEAHEVAVNSYITNPFDVADNFNKKVGEVIWGRNGTRRGLKRVRGSCVATNPIDRCWRCRSDWASNRMRLADCAQGFGRHTTGGKGGKIYVVTDPTDHDLVKPKPGTLRHAVIQTEPLWIIFARSMVIRLQQELIMASHKTIDARGTNVHIANGAGITIQYVQNVIIHGLHIHDIYSGQGGLIRDSVGHYGIRTKSDGDGISIFGSSNVWIDHVSMSHCTDGLIDAIMGSTAITISNGHYNMHNESFLFGASKKHTQDKLMQITMAFNHFGEGMVQRMPRCRYGFTHVVNNDYTHWIMYAIGGSDSPTILSQGNRFIAPADINAKEVTKRDYAPESVWKNWQWISEGDLMLNGAYFVESGRQTVSTSSYANGGLINAMPGSSVGSLTKYAGPLNCIRGRPC, encoded by the exons atggaaaataattataaaatcctTCTTCTTATATTTCTCCTTGCTTTGAACATATCCACATCAACCTCAAATGATGAAGCCGAAGAACCCGACGTCGACAAAACCATAGAATTATCCCACGATGCGTATTGGGAACAAAAAGCGTTCGAAGCCCACGAAGTCGCCGTGAATAGTTATATTACTAACCCTTTTGATGTCGCTGATAACTTCAATAAGAAAGTTGGCGA GGTCATATGGGGTAGGAATGGCACGAGGAGGGGCCTCAAGAGAGTTAGAGGGTCATGTGTGGCTACAAATCCAATTGACCGTTGTTGGCGATGTCGTTCGGATTGGGCATCAAACCGGATGCGACTTGCAGACTGTGCCCAAGGGTTCGGTCGTCACACCACGGGTGGAAAAGGTGGGAAAATCTATGTTGTGACGGATCCTACTGACCACGACCTAGTGAAACCTAAGCCAGGAACTCTTCGTCATGCCGTGATCCAAACAGAGCCTCTTTGGATAATCTTCGCCAGATCAATGGTAATTAGACTCCAACAAGAACTCATCATGGCCAGCCACAAGACTATAGATGCAAGAGGGACGAATGTTCATATTGCTAATGGTGCGGGAATTACCATTCAATATGTTCAAAATGTTATCATTCACGGGCTTCACATTCATGATATATATTCCGGACAAGGTGGGTTGATTAGAGATTCAGTTGGTCATTACGGAATTAGAACAAAAAGCGACGGAGACGGAATCTCCATCTTTGGTTCGTCAAATGTTTGGATCGATCATGTTTCCATGTCGCATTGCACCGATGGTCTCATTGATGCCATCATGGGATCCACCGCAATCACAATTTCCAATGGCCATTATAACATGCACAACGAG TCCTTCTTATTTGGTGCGAGTAAAAAACACACACAAGATAAACTCATGCAAATCACGATGGCATTCAACCATTTCGGAGAAGGAATGGTCCAGAGAATGCCACGTTGTAGGTACGGTTTCACCCATGTCGTCAACAACGACTATACGCATTGGATAATGTATGCCATTGGCGGAAGCGATTCCCCAACCATCCTAAGCCAGGGAAACCGCTTCATCGCCCCTGCTGACATCAATGCCAAAGAG GTGACTAAGAGAGATTACGCACCAGAATCTGTGTGGAAGAATTGGCAATGGATATCGGAAGGGGACTTGATGTTAAATGGCGCATATTTTGTAGAGTCGGGTCGACAAACAGTATCAACTTCAAGCTACGCTAACGGTGGCTTGATAAATGCAATGCCCGGGTCATCTGTAGGTAGTCTCACAAAATACGCTGGACCACTCAATTGCATTCGTGGAAGGCCTTgttaa